The following coding sequences lie in one Clarias gariepinus isolate MV-2021 ecotype Netherlands chromosome 27, CGAR_prim_01v2, whole genome shotgun sequence genomic window:
- the ylpm1 gene encoding YLP motif-containing protein 1, with the protein MYPAWGGYGGGGPQPQHFAPRAPPFRGPPPPSAGGFPGYGAPAPAAPSNFSSLHEQHLQQMQQLQQLHQRQLQSVLHYNNNNANSANSANPGFSAAPGPPPPPPWTGPAPGFPPPPAHFDPDPAQSRGAAPPEPPPAAPNTTSTTSTTSTPAPTHTSTGPAETGAADPKEKPADLATMSLQEQQDYWYKQHLQNLQKLKCEREKQGSTDTSSEKPPVPPPPNDAPPPPPPKEEPPPPPPPDDKPSMVECADPVEAARLQQLQAAAARWQQVQYHRAGYQYQALMQEHTQLQQILHRYQQVIQQPAHIQSMSVDLQLQHYEMQQQQFAPVLQDWERHFKLWLDQFQAYPHKDQLQEYEGQWRQWQEQMNSTSAHLSERVTTLRGMKQSYGTGGVVGPYGQPRPPAPDMSPSMAPNSKDPSSGPSQTTHPGNLPGANSVESVPVPGSEGPICPPGIAQRQPGPHGRFEGPRGPRFEAPRGPRFEPPSQQRFGGPPKFDGGQRFGVPPRGNQIRPGPPGRFESTLRHSPPSRFERPPGPHLGPPTGPPAGLPLGPPTGAPTVPPIFPSTGPPLPSGSGSQDKPGPVNQTNLQMGKPDSSQGSLPRSATTVKKEDKSPQNEMELKSMSDDVIESDDGFFVQSDPIPQSKVDISKKVEPVRQAVKEEESGKDFSKTALTSMSMPPPPSLSQSAGNKMEASKNISAAQHRTQPQQGPFQTDMPKEPLGTPHEMNQSGPPRALRGRGRGQGPLQMRGRGRGRGRGQMGRPMGPPSMPDPSYHGEDASYDHQPPLEEDYGWGDHSQEPHGMMNEQEAHEMWQPEEHHFQKEYYEETEERAPPRGRMDPAEGPQEHWEEEQSEYWEEGDPYWAERRPPMMQHRLSFPPDGPRRPPFHPRFMHHGPRHPPPPMDMERDPRGPPPHMGPRFRRGGPGPWGPPPPRHEMMRRPPPPPHELLEREPVRPPGYCEDMDRDPDWPHSHGREPRHPREILERDMRRPPMRRHPMARDRWRPPHEDPQEAYEEEYGTEFGPEDDGYGRPPSEYRPRDYREDEEFYLSREEWRRERPDRDFPPDRDFPAHPPRGPPPEHLRDDSWREERDRPFPYESEDRIRSDRRGPGYADGSLYRDRDREPPFHSHPDWERPPPPPLPERVYPDPNEEPHPLYDRNPELSMAPQSSVPEAQISPGGTKTVLALSQRQHEIILKAAQELKLIREMQESKKVLGDASNPESAVLQPEIPAGLLGLEIPREVKTALQDVSGRLLETGMHQLNSVADFLHTPAPPPPKPTFIAKTVDYGHGHDVGTKVERISYGERIVLRPDPLPSERPYEKELLGRRDPYYDRRGDPYPDQREYGRDREREMFRDRPPLDYDRDRPERERFSRDERPPPGPPRGAYRDRERDVREHSSRSSRDRESYTRPGYERSSYERGLERYDHGPSGYGNDRRSYPDEPAPPPSAPQRVEKKPETKNVDDILKPPGRANRPDRIVVIMRGLPGSGKSHLAKLIRDKEVEFGGAPPRVLGLDDYFMTEVEKEEKDPDTGKRVKTKVLEYEYEPEMEDTYRNSMLKTFRKTLDDGFFPFIILDAINERVKYFDQFWSAAKTKGFEVYVAEVSADHQTCAKRNIHGRKLKDITKLANIWESAPVHMARLDLRSLLQDAAIEEVEMEDFTPSETDAVAEEKKEEEEEADLGYLPKSKWEMDTSEAKLDKLDGLAGGGKRKRDISAMEDFLQLPDDYASRMSQPGKKRVRWADLEEQKDADRKRAIGFVVGQTDWEKITDESGQLAQRALNRTKYF; encoded by the exons ATGTACCCTGCGTGGGGCGGTTATGGCGGCGGAGGCCCGCAGCCTCAGCACTTCGCCCCGCGCGCTCCTCCGTTCCGCGGCCCGCCCCCGCCCTCCGCCGGAGGTTTCCCCGGATATGGAGCTCCGGCTCCGGCGGCTCCGTCCAACTTCTCGAGTCTACACGAGCAGCACCTCCAGCAGATGCAGCAGCTCCAGCAGCTCCACCAGAGACAGCTTCAGTCAGTGCTgcactacaacaacaacaatgctaACAGTGCTAACAGTGCTAACCCCGGCTTCAGCGCCGCTCCGGGACCCCCGCCCCCTCCACCCTGGACCGGACCCGCGCCGGGATTCCCGCCGCCTCCGGCGCACTTTGACCCGGACCCTGCTCAGAGCAGAGGCGCGGCCCCACCGGAACCTCCACCTGCGGCGCCGAACACCACCAGTACCACCAGCACCACCAGCACGCCGGCCCCGACACACACCTCCACCGGCCCCGCCGAGACTGGAGCAGCAGACCCGAAGGAGAAGCCCGCTGACCTGGCCACCATGTCCCTGCAG GAGCAGCAGGATTATTGGTATAAACAGCACCTTCAAAACCTCCAGAAGCTAAAGTGTGAAAGAGAAAAGCAGGGGAGCACTGACACTTCTTCAGAGAAGCCACCAGTCCCGCCCCCACCCAATGATGCCCCGCCCCCTCCGCCACCCAAAGAggagcctcctcctcctcccccgcCTGATGACAAG ccCAGCATGGTGGAGTGTGCCGACCCGGTTGAGGCAGCCAGGTTGCAGCAGTTGCAGGCGGCAGCGGCTCGGTGGCAGCAGGTTCAGTATCACAGAGCGGGGTACCAGTACCAGGCCCTAATGCAGGAACACACACAGCTCCAACAGATCCTGCACCGGTACCAGCAGGTCATCCAGCAGCCTGCACacatacag TCCATGTCTGTAGACCTGCAGTTGCAGCATTATGaaatgcagcagcagcagtttgCTCCAGTGCTACAGGACTGGGAGAGACACTTTAAGCTCTGGCTGGACCAGTTCCAGGCGTACCCCCACAAAGACCAGTTACAGGAGTATGAAGGTCAATGGAGACAGTGGCAGGAGCAAATGAACTCTACTTCAGCTCATCTGAGCGAGCGAGTGACCACACTGAGGGGCATGAAACAGTCTTATGGAACCGGTGGTGTGGTAGGACCATATGGACAGCCACGACCTCCTGCACCAGACATGAGCCCCTCAATGGCACCAAATAGTAAGGATCCCTCCTCAGGCCCTTCTCAGACCACACATCCAGGCAATCTCCCAGGAGCAAATTCTGTAGAATCAGTTCCAGTTCCTGGATCAGAAGGTCCTATTTGTCCTCCTGGAATAGCACAAAGACAACCTGGTCCCCATGGAAGGTTTGAGGGCCCAAGAGGTCCAAG GTTTGAAGCTCCTAGGGGTCCGAGGTTTGAACCACCATCACAACAACGGTTTGGTGGACCACCCAAATTTGATGGTGGTCAGCGCTTTGGAGTACCTCCTCGAGGCAATCAGATTCGACCAGGACCTCCAGGTAGATTTGAAAGTACACTGAGGCATAGTCCACCTTCCCGTTTTGAGAGACCCCCTGGACCACACCTGGGTCCTCCCACCGGTCCTCCTGCTGGTCTCCCCCTGGGTCCTCCCACTGGAGCTCCTACAGTTCCTCCTATTTTTCCTTCTACTGGTCCACCTCTACCATCTGGTTCTGGCTCACAAGATAAACCTGGTCCTGTAAATCAAACTAACTTGCAAATGGGGAAACCTGACTCTTCTCAAGGTTCACTACCTCGAAGTGCAACAACAGTTAAGAAGGAAGATAAAAGCCCTCAAAATGAAATGGAGCTTAAATCCATGTCAGATGATGTAATAGAGTCAGATGATGGTTTTTTTGTTCAAAGTGATCCTATTCCTCAGTCTAAAGTCGACATAAGCAAGAAGGTTGAGCCAGTCAGACAGGCTGTAAAGGAGGAGGAATCAGGAAAGGATTTTTCTAAAACTGCTTTAACATCCATGTCCATGCCTCCCCCACCAAGTCTATCCCAAAGTGCTGGCAATAAAATGGAAGCATCGAAAAATATCAGTGCAGCACAACACCGGACACAGCCTCAACAAGGCCCGTTCCAAACTGACATGCCCAAGGAACCACTTGGTACACCGCATGAGATGAATCAGAGTGGTCCTCCACGTGCTCTCCGTGGCCGTGGGAGAGGTCAGGGTCCTTTACAAATGCGAGGAAGAGGACGTGGACGTGGTCGAGGACAGATGGGCAGACCCATGGGTCCTCCATCGATGCCGGATCCCAGTTATCATGGGGAAGATGCTTCATATGACCATCAGCCACCATTGGAAGAGGATTATGGTTGGGGGGACCATTCCCAAGAACCCCATGGAATGATGAATGAACAGGAAGCTCATGAGATGTGGCAACCAGAAGAGCACCACTTCCAAAAAGAATACTATGAAGAGACAGAAGAGCGAGCACCACCTAGAGGCCGAATGGATCCTGCAGAGGGACCGCAGGAACATTGGGAGGAGGAACAATCGGAGTACTGGGAAGAGGGCGATCCATACTGGGCAGAGAGAAGACCTCCAATGATGCAGCATAGGCTCTCTTTTCCTCCTGATGGACCTAGGCGTCCTCCTTTTCACCCACGTTTCATGCACCATGGTCCAAGACATCCTCCACCACCAATGGACATGGAGCGTGACCCACGTGGCCCCCCTCCCCACATGGGCCCTCGTTTCCGACGTGGTGGTCCAGGTCCCTGGGGACCACCTCCTCCACGCCATGAGATGATGAGACGCCCTCCTCCACCACCTCATGAATTGTTGGAAAGGGAGCCAGTGCGTCCACCCGGGTATTGTGAAGACATGGACAGAGATCCTGATTGGCCTCATTCTCATGGCCGAGAACCCAGGCACCCTCGTGAAATATTAGAGAGGGATATGAGAAGGCCACCCATGCGCCGACATCCAATGGCAAGAGATAGGTGGAGACCTCCACATGAAGATCCTCAGGAGGCGTATGAAGAAGAATATGGTACTGAGTTTGGACCAGAGGACGATGGGTATGGAAGACCTCCATCTGAGTATCGTCCCCGAGATTACAGGGAAGACGAAGAATTCTACCTCTCGAGAGAGGAATGGAGACGAGAGCGGCCGGATCGTGATTTTCCTCCAGATCGTGATTTTCCTGCGCATCCACCACGTGGGCCACCACCAGAGCACCTTAGAGATGATTCCTGGAGGGAGGAAAGGGACAGACCATTTCCATATGAGAGTGAGGATCGAATCAGGTCAGATAGAAGGGGACCTGGTTATGCTGATGGATCTCTGTATAGGGACAGAGATCGGGAACCTCCATTTCATTCTCATCCTGATTGGGAAAGACCTCCACCACCTCCACTCCCAGAGAGGGTGTACCCGGATCCTAATGAAGAACCTCATCCTCTTTATGATCGGAACCCAGAGCTCTCCATGGCACCACAGAGCAGTGTTCCAGAAGCACAGATCTCACCAGGTGGAACCAAAACTGTTCTTGCGCTTTCTCAAAGGCAGCACGAGATCATTCTCAAGGCTGCTCAGGAGCTAAAATTGATCAG agagatgCAGGAGAGTAAAAAAGTTCTGGGAGATGCTTCTAATCCAGAATCTGCTGTACTGCAACCTGAAATACCTGCTGGTCTTCTTGGACTTGAAATCCCCCGTGAGGTTAAAACTGCCCTTCAG GATGTTTCTGGGAGACTCTTGGAAACTGGGATGCACCAGCTAAACTCGGTTGCGGATTTCCTTCATACACCAGCACCACCACCTCCCAAACCGACCTTCATCGCTAAAACCGTGGATTATGGTCATGGTCACG ATGTGGGTACCAAGGTGGAAAGAATCTCATACGGGGAGAGGATAGTGTTGCGGCCTGATCCGCTGCCATCTGAGCGACCTTATGAGAAAG AACTGCTTGGACGTCGTGATCCGTACTATGACAGAAGGGGCGATCCCTACCCGGACCAGCGGGAGTATGGAAGAGATCGGGAAAGAGAAATGTTCAGAGACAGGCCACCCCTAGATTACGACCGGGATCGACCTGAAAGGGAGCGCTTCTCCAGAGATGAGAG GCCACCCCCAGGCCCACCTCGAGGTGCTTACAGGGATCGAGAGAGGGATGTCCGCGAGCACTCAAGTCGCTCCAGCAGAGATCGGGAGTCGTATACGCGACCGGGCTACGAGCGATCTTCATACGAGCGAGGTCTCGAGCGCTACGATCACGGGCCTTCAGGTTATGGAA ATGACAGGAGGAGTTACCCTGATGAACCTGCTCCACCTCCGTCTGCTCCCCAGCGGGTGGAGAAGAAACCCGAGACCAAGAACGTCGACGATATTCTGAAACCACCTGGACGAGCAAATCGTCCTGACAgg ATCGTGGTGATAATGCGAGGCTTACCAGGAAGTGGGAAAAGCCATCTGGCTAAACTCATCCGG GATAAAGAGGTGGAGTTTGGAGGAGCTCCGCCCAGAGTCCTTGGCCTCGATGACTATTTCATGACTGAAgtggaaaaagaagagaaagaccCTGATACTGGGAAACGTGTTAAGACTAAG GTCCTTGAGTACGAATATGAGCCGGAGATGGAGGACACGTACAGGAACAGCATGCTGAAGACCTTCAGGAAGACGCTGGACGATGGCTTCTTCCCCTTCATCATCCTCGACGCCATCAATGAGAGAGTGAAGTACTTCGATCAGTTCTGGAGTGCAGCCAAGACCAAAGGGTTTGAG GTCTATGTGGCCGAAGTGTCTGCTGACCACCAGACCTGTGCCAAGAGGAACATCCACGGGCGCAAGCTGAAGGACATCACAAAG CTGGCGAACATCTGGGAGTCGGCCCCAGTGCACATGGCACGCCTGGACCTCCGCTCGCTCCTGCAGGACGCCGCCATCGAGgag gtggagatggaggACTTCACCCCGTCTGAGACGGACGCCGTGGCtgaggagaagaaggaggaagaggaggaggcgGATCTG GGATACCTTCCCAAAAGCAAATGGGAGATGGACACGTCCGAGGCCAAACTGG ATAAGCTGGACGGTTTAGCTGGAGGAGGAAAGAGGAAGCGAGACATCTCGGCTATGGAGGACTTTTTACAGCTTCCGGACGATTACGCCAGCCGCATGTCCCAGCCGGGCAAGAAGAGG gtgCGCTGGGCTGATCTGGAGGAGCAGAAGGACGCTGATCGTAAGCGAGCGATCGGGTTTGTAGTGGGACAGACGGACTGGGAGAAGATCACGGACGAGAGCGGACAGTTAGCTCAGCGTGCGCTCAATCgcactaaatatttttag
- the LOC128514935 gene encoding putative nuclease HARBI1, which translates to MACPFIDEVVDEGAIVLRRAFQRERTFRDRSDPLAFNDSYLYERYGFSRDGIAYICRLLSPHIANKTRRNRALTVPQTVCIALRFFASGTFLYTVGDAENISKASVCRSVRTVYLSLKRLLNVFITFPGHKAIRTIKHAFCGIAGFPNVIGALDCTHVRIKCPSGPHEADFVNRKSVHSINVQMISDADCIITNVEAKWPGSVHDSRIFRASSLYQQLARGEFSGVLLGDKGYSCLPYLLTPYQEPQTEAQHRYNIAHARTRGRIEMAFGLIKSRFQCLKHLRVTPPRACDIVVACVVLHNIACLRRERQPRIVEEEDWGNEAVLEENETGRFIRDTYANNYFALRL; encoded by the exons ATGGCGTGTCCTTTCATAGATGAGGTGGTGGATGAGGGAGCTATAGTCTTGCGGAGGGCATTTCAAAGAGAGAGAACTTTCAGAGACAGGTCAGACCCATTGGCTTTTAATGACAGCTACCTGTATGAGCGATATGGGTTCTCAAGAGATGGGATTGCATATATTTGTAGATTACTAAGCCCACACATTGCAAATAAAACACGCCGCAACAGAGCGCTCACAGTCCCACAGACGGTGTGCATTGCACTTCGCTTTTTTGCCAGTGGAACATTTTTGTACACAGTTGGAGATGCAGAGAATATCAGCAAAGCATCAGTTTGCCGCTCTGTACGAACTGTGTACCTTTCTTTAAAAAGACTACTCAATGTGTTCATCACATTCCCTGGCCACAAAGCTATTCGTACCATTAAACATGCCTTTTGTGGAATAGCTG GTTTCCCAAATGTTATCGGTGCATTGGACTGCACCCATGTGCGTATTAAGTGTCCGTCTGGTCCACATGAAGCGGACTTTGTGAATAGGAAATCAGTACACAGCATCAATGTACAG atgaTTAGTGATGCAGATTGCATCATCACAAATGTAGAGGCCAAATGGCCAGGCTCTGTGCATGACTCCAGAATCTTTAGAGCCTCATCTCTCTACCAACAACTAGCAAGAG GAGAATTCTCAGGAGTTTTGCTGGGAGACAAGGGATACTCATGCCTGCCTTACCTCTTGACTCCCTATCAGGAGCCCCAGACAGAGGCACAGCACCGCTACAACATTGCCCATGCACGCACAAGAGGTCGTATAGAGATGGCATTTGGGCTGATAAAGTCAAGGTTCCAGTGCCTGAAGCACCTCAGAGTGACTCCACCTAGGGCATGTGACATTGTAGTTGCTTGTGTAGTGCTCCATAACATTGCTTGTCTGAGGAGAGAGAGGCAACCAAGGATTGTTGAAGAGGAAGACTGGGGCAATGAAGCCGTATTGGAAGAAAACGAAACAGGCAGATTTATACGAGACACAtatgcaaataattattttgctttaagGCTTTAA